One stretch of Campylobacter sp. CCS1377 DNA includes these proteins:
- a CDS encoding GNAT family N-acetyltransferase, producing MRIRHFKCLSSELKNALIELWEQSVRASHHFLTEEDISKIKQYLNGDEAFIRIEFLFIYENNEFVGFLGFYQTSIQMLFIHPNFFRKNYGTSLVNFAITHFELDKVEVNLDNEKALKFYEKLGFQIYDRYVDEFGFVLLKMKR from the coding sequence ATGCGCATTAGGCATTTTAAATGTTTAAGTTCAGAGCTTAAAAATGCTTTGATAGAGCTTTGGGAGCAAAGTGTTAGAGCGAGTCATCATTTTTTAACAGAAGAAGATATAAGTAAAATCAAACAATATTTAAATGGCGATGAGGCTTTTATACGCATTGAGTTTTTATTTATTTATGAAAATAATGAATTTGTAGGCTTTTTAGGCTTTTATCAAACAAGCATTCAAATGCTTTTTATCCACCCAAATTTTTTTCGCAAAAATTACGGCACTAGCCTCGTAAATTTTGCAATCACTCATTTTGAGCTTGATAAGGTTGAAGTTAATCTTGATAATGAAAAAGCCTTGAAATTTTATGAAAAATTAGGCTTTCAAATTTATGATAGATATGTAGATGAATTTGGCTTTGTTTTGCTTAAAATGAAGAGATAG
- a CDS encoding DUF411 domain-containing protein, which produces MKKIIFTMIAIASFLQAKNLVIYESPTCGCCDLWAQYMQKNGYEVKTIKTNDFLQIKQNLGIKEEYQSCHTGVIDGYAIEGHVPQSAVAWLLENKPKGVIGISAPNMPQGSPGMEQGHYEKYPVILMKKDGSYELYDFFIGDKAISSF; this is translated from the coding sequence ATGAAAAAAATTATCTTCACTATGATAGCAATTGCATCTTTTTTGCAAGCAAAAAATTTAGTCATTTATGAAAGTCCAACTTGTGGATGTTGTGATCTTTGGGCTCAATATATGCAAAAAAATGGCTATGAAGTTAAAACAATCAAAACCAATGATTTTTTACAAATAAAACAAAATTTAGGTATTAAAGAAGAATACCAAAGTTGCCACACGGGAGTAATTGATGGTTATGCCATAGAAGGACATGTGCCACAAAGTGCAGTGGCGTGGCTACTTGAAAACAAGCCTAAAGGAGTGATTGGAATTTCAGCGCCAAATATGCCACAAGGAAGTCCTGGAATGGAGCAAGGTCATTATGAAAAATATCCTGTAATTTTGATGAAAAAAGACGGAAGTTACGAACTTTATGACTTTTTTATAGGTGATAAAGCTATCTCTTCATTTTAA
- a CDS encoding DUF1924 domain-containing protein, producing the protein MKKIFLILVLNSYLFSSEFNQAMQEYINELKNQAKSENPSFVDFDAKRGEIIFSTKNKGKNGELISCQSCHNADLTKEATNIFTNKTIAPLAPSVNKNRLSDVKEVKKWLKRNFKDVYLREGSAIEKGDVLYYLIKQ; encoded by the coding sequence ATGAAAAAAATATTTTTAATCTTGGTGTTAAATTCATATTTGTTTTCAAGCGAATTTAATCAAGCTATGCAAGAATACATTAATGAATTGAAAAATCAAGCAAAAAGTGAAAATCCTAGTTTTGTTGATTTTGATGCTAAGAGAGGTGAAATTATTTTTAGCACTAAAAATAAAGGCAAAAATGGTGAATTGATTTCTTGTCAGAGTTGTCATAATGCTGATTTGACAAAGGAAGCTACGAATATTTTTACAAATAAAACCATAGCACCTTTAGCGCCAAGTGTAAATAAAAACAGACTTAGCGATGTTAAAGAAGTGAAAAAATGGCTTAAAAGAAATTTTAAAGATGTGTATTTGCGTGAAGGAAGCGCTATAGAAAAAGGTGATGTGCTTTATTATCTTATAAAACAATAA
- a CDS encoding diheme cytochrome c: protein MKKLLFVIFVFVGILNAKDYNYYTTDVAPVNNDLYKKECASCHFAYQPGLLPSSSWQHIMDNLENHYGSNASLDENDARKILAYLLENSSEKSNYKRSIKITNSLQNGVVYTSLTQIPYLQKKHRKIPKHLIEQKEVGSLARCSACHKQADKGIYNDEDVYIPNYGRMND from the coding sequence ATGAAAAAGCTTTTATTTGTTATTTTTGTGTTTGTTGGTATTTTAAATGCGAAAGATTATAATTATTATACAACTGATGTGGCTCCTGTAAATAATGATTTGTATAAGAAAGAATGCGCAAGTTGTCATTTTGCTTATCAGCCAGGGCTTTTACCTAGTAGCTCTTGGCAACACATAATGGATAATTTAGAAAATCATTATGGAAGCAATGCAAGTTTAGATGAAAATGATGCAAGGAAAATTTTGGCATATTTATTGGAAAATTCGAGCGAAAAATCTAATTATAAAAGAAGCATAAAAATCACTAATTCTCTCCAAAATGGTGTAGTTTATACTTCTTTGACGCAAATTCCTTATTTGCAGAAAAAACATAGAAAAATTCCAAAACACTTAATAGAGCAAAAAGAAGTGGGATCTTTGGCAAGATGTAGCGCATGTCATAAACAAGCAGATAAGGGAATTTATAATGATGAAGATGTTTATATACCAAATTATGGAAGAATGAATGACTAA
- a CDS encoding cytochrome b/b6 domain-containing protein, with product MTKSYIWTFVNRFLHILLIVTFLLSYLFSDFDNLFYYHALLGVLFFAIIAFRIIWGFVGTKYSLFKDFQFKGLAKYLFSILAIKEKHIGHNPASSIAIILMLILGILIFISGMLALGVEERAGFFAKLYFTYDVFSYIKDLHEFFVNFFVFVVVIHILGVLIDKFYNKADALDSMIHGYKNTNINESVSLNIFQKIFFASFLLFFIALFFYLLYPKNQIIGIKDLKYDFSYMQNEDYSIYQKECGSCHIAYVSYLLPKKAWNNIMNNLENHFGDDASLDEMDRKAILSFLEKNSMEEFNTKFKANLKNENVNEIAITNYNFYKRTHRKIPEEVFHSTKVKSRANCQNCHQFAQEGFFSKSQII from the coding sequence ATGACTAAGAGTTATATTTGGACTTTTGTAAATCGTTTTTTACATATTTTATTGATTGTTACTTTTCTTTTATCGTATTTATTTTCAGATTTTGATAATTTGTTTTATTACCATGCTTTGCTGGGCGTGTTGTTTTTTGCTATTATCGCTTTTCGTATTATTTGGGGTTTTGTGGGGACAAAATATTCTTTGTTTAAAGACTTTCAGTTCAAAGGACTTGCCAAATATTTATTTTCTATTTTAGCAATAAAAGAAAAACATATAGGACACAATCCAGCTTCAAGTATAGCTATAATATTAATGCTTATTTTGGGAATTTTGATTTTTATCAGCGGAATGTTGGCTTTAGGTGTTGAAGAAAGAGCGGGATTTTTTGCAAAATTGTATTTTACATATGATGTATTTTCATATATTAAAGATTTGCATGAATTTTTTGTTAATTTTTTTGTATTTGTTGTAGTGATTCACATTTTAGGTGTTTTGATAGATAAATTTTACAATAAAGCCGATGCTTTAGACTCTATGATACATGGATACAAAAATACAAATATAAACGAAAGTGTATCTTTGAATATTTTTCAAAAAATATTTTTCGCAAGTTTTTTATTGTTTTTTATTGCCTTGTTTTTCTATCTGCTTTATCCCAAAAATCAAATTATCGGTATTAAAGATTTAAAATATGATTTTTCCTATATGCAAAACGAAGATTATAGCATTTATCAAAAAGAATGCGGTTCTTGTCATATAGCTTATGTTTCTTATTTATTACCCAAAAAAGCGTGGAATAATATCATGAATAATTTGGAAAATCATTTTGGAGATGATGCTAGTTTGGACGAGATGGATAGAAAAGCGATTTTGTCTTTTTTGGAAAAGAATTCAATGGAAGAATTTAATACCAAATTTAAAGCGAATTTAAAAAATGAAAATGTAAATGAGATAGCTATAACAAATTATAATTTTTATAAAAGAACACACCGCAAAATACCAGAGGAAGTTTTTCACTCGACAAAAGTGAAAAGTAGGGCAAATTGTCAAAATTGTCATCAATTCGCCCAAGAAGGATTTTTTTCAAAAAGTCAGATTATTTAA
- a CDS encoding TerC family protein, with protein sequence MFEWIFSPDAWLTLITLAALEIVLGVDNIIFLAILVSKLPAQHRDKGRILGLGFAMITRILLLLSLFWVMKLINPLFSIYVGDVSKLSEVAVNSIVFGTSFFAFFGGGIPDLETYWGEISGRDLVLFFGGLFLIFKSIKEIKDEILHNHSEEENINHIKVSSKLWVVVAEIAIIDIVFSLDSVITAVGIAQNIEIMIIAVILAVLVMLFASKPIADFVEKYPSIKILALAFLIMIGVVLVSESLDLHFGKAYIYVAMVFALGTEILNIIAAKKKKQIK encoded by the coding sequence ATGTTTGAATGGATATTTAGCCCTGATGCTTGGCTTACTCTTATCACGCTTGCTGCACTTGAAATTGTCTTAGGTGTAGATAATATCATCTTTTTAGCAATTTTAGTAAGCAAACTTCCTGCACAACACCGCGACAAAGGAAGAATTTTAGGTCTTGGTTTTGCGATGATTACTAGAATTTTGCTACTTTTATCACTTTTTTGGGTTATGAAACTCATCAATCCCTTATTTTCAATCTATGTAGGTGATGTATCAAAACTTAGCGAAGTGGCTGTAAATTCTATAGTTTTTGGGACTTCGTTTTTTGCATTTTTTGGCGGAGGTATTCCTGATTTAGAAACTTATTGGGGTGAAATTTCAGGAAGAGATTTGGTGCTTTTCTTTGGGGGATTGTTTTTAATTTTTAAATCCATCAAAGAAATTAAAGATGAAATTTTACACAATCATAGCGAAGAGGAAAATATTAACCATATCAAAGTAAGCTCTAAACTTTGGGTGGTGGTGGCTGAAATTGCCATTATTGACATTGTATTTTCCCTTGATAGTGTAATTACTGCTGTAGGTATCGCTCAAAATATCGAGATCATGATTATTGCTGTGATTTTAGCTGTTCTTGTGATGCTTTTTGCTTCAAAACCTATTGCAGATTTTGTGGAAAAATATCCTAGTATTAAAATTCTAGCTCTTGCTTTTTTGATTATGATAGGCGTTGTTTTAGTTTCAGAAAGTTTAGATTTGCATTTTGGAAAAGCTTATATTTATGTTGCAATGGTATTTGCTTTGGGGACTGAAATTCTAAATATCATTGCAGCTAAAAAGAAAAAACAGATTAAATAA
- a CDS encoding ankyrin repeat domain-containing protein has translation MNYKQKDELEDLVLEAIDDNDLAKVKDILKDYPVKISCYELNIKDKDGDFPLFDPFNLIIRAAFACEENNNDFSILDYLFDEYGLSLKDPKYNFVLIDMKHIKEANDKYILIKKAKESNIICRNALIYYYILNADNPNSHIIKYLVNRGAKFEVHDEGSFGWTPMHFWARRNNYELLELAIKGGANVDMQTRLIQESEYNETLLFEAVKEAETYRVTQFLIELGANVNFATPRTPLDDAKGSRNKKLLKDAGAMTSEQIRKKFNLPAYDSSHCEIDGEEDFDLLGKYHDEYSKLLNDAIKKANESE, from the coding sequence ATGAATTACAAACAAAAAGATGAGTTAGAAGATTTAGTTCTTGAAGCTATAGATGATAATGATTTAGCTAAGGTAAAAGATATTTTAAAAGATTATCCTGTAAAAATATCTTGTTATGAGCTTAATATCAAAGATAAAGATGGAGACTTCCCTTTATTTGATCCTTTTAACTTAATAATAAGGGCTGCATTTGCTTGTGAAGAAAACAATAATGATTTTTCTATTTTAGATTATTTATTTGATGAGTATGGTTTAAGTTTAAAAGATCCTAAATATAATTTTGTTCTTATTGATATGAAACACATCAAAGAAGCTAATGATAAATATATTTTAATAAAAAAAGCAAAAGAAAGCAACATTATTTGTCGAAACGCTTTAATCTATTATTATATACTGAATGCTGATAATCCAAACTCTCATATCATTAAGTATCTAGTCAATCGTGGGGCTAAATTTGAAGTGCATGATGAAGGATCATTTGGTTGGACTCCTATGCATTTTTGGGCTAGACGCAATAATTATGAATTATTAGAACTAGCCATTAAAGGAGGAGCTAATGTGGATATGCAAACCCGACTTATTCAAGAGAGTGAATACAATGAAACCCTTTTATTTGAAGCTGTAAAAGAAGCAGAAACCTATAGGGTTACACAGTTTTTAATTGAACTTGGAGCCAATGTAAATTTTGCTACCCCAAGAACCCCTTTAGATGATGCAAAAGGATCTAGAAATAAAAAACTTTTAAAAGATGCAGGAGCAATGACTTCAGAACAAATCAGAAAGAAATTTAATTTACCAGCATATGATTCTTCTCATTGTGAAATTGATGGAGAAGAAGATTTTGACTTATTGGGTAAATATCATGATGAATATTCCAAGCTTTTAAACGATGCTATAAAAAAGGCCAATGAGAGTGAATGA
- the purN gene encoding phosphoribosylglycinamide formyltransferase, whose amino-acid sequence MLVKLAVLFSGNGSNLENILNRLHQKTIGSNTYEVVLCLCNKKDAFGIQRAKKFGLESVIVDHKDYKSREEFDEILVQKIKESGADLAILAGFMRILSPIFTKNIKAINLHPSLLPLFKGANAIKESFESDMKVAGVSVHWVNEELDGGKIITQKAFEKKNLSFEDFEAKIHALEHEILPLSVIEIFESKVNLPK is encoded by the coding sequence ATGCTTGTAAAATTAGCCGTGCTTTTTAGCGGAAATGGTAGTAATTTAGAAAATATTTTAAATCGTCTTCATCAAAAAACTATAGGTTCAAACACTTATGAAGTCGTGCTTTGTCTTTGCAATAAAAAAGACGCCTTTGGCATACAAAGGGCTAAAAAATTTGGCCTTGAAAGTGTGATTGTCGATCATAAAGATTATAAAAGTAGAGAAGAATTTGATGAAATTTTGGTACAAAAAATCAAAGAAAGCGGAGCAGATCTTGCAATTTTAGCGGGATTTATGCGAATTTTAAGCCCTATTTTTACAAAAAATATCAAAGCCATTAATCTTCACCCCTCATTACTTCCACTTTTTAAGGGTGCAAATGCCATAAAAGAGAGCTTTGAGAGTGATATGAAAGTGGCTGGAGTGAGTGTGCATTGGGTAAATGAAGAATTAGATGGTGGAAAAATCATCACTCAAAAAGCTTTTGAAAAAAAGAATTTAAGTTTTGAAGATTTTGAAGCAAAAATTCACGCCCTAGAGCATGAAATTTTACCTTTGAGTGTGATAGAAATTTTTGAAAGTAAAGTTAATTTACCAAAATAA
- a CDS encoding NAD(P)H-hydrate dehydratase: MKTISNDIKLLEQNAINKGLDELILMENAGLNLAKLIQKEAKKIRKNFKIKKVKILFLLGGGNNAADGLVALRNLKNAKAYKLGFRENETFKKQEQILENFGFKFMQKEPKLKKFHIIVDCILGTGIKREVDEKTKQILEKANKSKALKIACDIPTNLGFLPCFKADITQCMGALKEILLEDFAKEFVGKIKIANLGVNDKLFSPNQNAFLLEKKDLKTIKRSTSSNKGNFGHIYIVANESAGTLAGLGALNFGSGLVSLVAKKSFSPLLIIKSSLSKEASAISLGMGLENLDILKDEILQTIPLVLDANCFLSEALLWYLNREDVIITPHPKEFTRLYKMCFDEDLSVEVLQKNRFFYAKKFAQNYSCVLVLKGANPIIIQKEKLYVINLGNEALAKGGSGDVLSGMMAALLGAKFTPLKAAKNACLAHALIARKYKFNKNSFDAIKLIKGLKCL; this comes from the coding sequence ATGAAAACAATTAGCAATGATATAAAATTACTAGAGCAAAATGCTATAAATAAAGGCTTAGATGAGCTTATTTTAATGGAAAATGCAGGGCTAAATTTAGCTAAGCTTATCCAAAAAGAAGCCAAAAAAATTCGTAAAAATTTTAAAATCAAAAAAGTAAAAATACTTTTTTTACTAGGTGGTGGCAACAACGCAGCAGATGGCCTTGTGGCTTTAAGAAATTTAAAAAATGCAAAGGCTTATAAGCTAGGTTTTAGAGAAAATGAAACTTTTAAAAAACAAGAGCAAATTTTAGAAAATTTTGGTTTTAAATTTATGCAAAAAGAGCCAAAATTGAAAAAATTTCACATCATTGTTGATTGTATTTTGGGTACAGGGATTAAGCGTGAAGTAGATGAAAAAACAAAGCAAATTTTAGAAAAAGCAAATAAAAGCAAAGCTTTAAAAATCGCTTGTGATATACCGACAAATTTGGGCTTTTTACCTTGTTTTAAAGCAGATATTACGCAGTGTATGGGGGCTTTGAAAGAAATCTTACTTGAAGACTTTGCTAAAGAATTTGTAGGCAAAATTAAGATTGCAAATTTAGGCGTAAATGATAAATTATTTAGTCCTAATCAAAATGCTTTTTTGCTAGAAAAAAAGGACTTAAAAACCATAAAAAGAAGCACGAGTTCCAATAAAGGTAATTTCGGACATATTTACATAGTAGCAAATGAAAGTGCAGGCACTTTAGCGGGGCTTGGAGCTTTAAATTTTGGTAGCGGGCTTGTATCATTAGTCGCTAAAAAAAGCTTTTCGCCACTTTTAATAATAAAATCAAGTCTTTCAAAAGAAGCAAGTGCTATATCTTTAGGAATGGGACTTGAGAATCTAGATATCTTAAAAGATGAAATTTTGCAAACCATACCTTTGGTTTTGGATGCAAATTGCTTTTTAAGCGAAGCTTTACTTTGGTATTTAAATAGAGAGGATGTTATCATCACGCCACACCCAAAAGAATTCACAAGACTTTATAAAATGTGTTTTGATGAGGATTTAAGTGTAGAAGTTTTACAAAAAAACCGCTTTTTTTATGCTAAAAAATTCGCACAAAATTATAGTTGCGTTCTTGTTTTAAAAGGTGCAAATCCCATCATCATACAAAAAGAAAAACTCTATGTGATAAATTTAGGAAACGAAGCCTTAGCAAAAGGCGGAAGTGGAGATGTTTTAAGCGGTATGATGGCTGCACTTTTGGGTGCAAAATTCACTCCTTTAAAAGCAGCAAAAAACGCTTGTTTGGCACATGCTTTGATAGCTAGAAAATATAAATTTAACAAAAATAGTTTTGATGCAATAAAACTCATAAAAGGATTAAAATGCTTGTAA
- the rmuC gene encoding DNA recombination protein RmuC: MLYELSLILAFLCLLLISFIWIKSSSKNTEKENAIYKEKIQELLNQLQEIKIKEEKLIQEKIQLISKCEVLENKNSEREKLKESYERKLLDLENKLNQKESEKEELLKSYAQEKEKIKEDYQCNLTLLEKKFEENLKNQNSTLINQNKIILNEDVKKLLEEIFLPVKKSVKEYSERLNHNEISLKTHIENMFKFSQNMGENADKLAKILKGDKKIRGNFAELQLKSVLENSGLVEGLQYKLQEKFKDEGKTYIPDAIVFLDKQKSIIIDAKFSLPSDFSFEELDLSVCKELAFNLKARIDELAKKPYAQFDKHTHEFVLLFVPYQNILDLILSVDASIYQYAYQKKVYLTTPNTLFMALNTIDISWKNIQSNENILKAFEELGKFHDKFAGVLEDFDKIKNNIKSLNTNIDNMQTKLNSGSGNLASRVVKLKELGAKTNKLITCEFSE, from the coding sequence ATGCTTTATGAATTATCATTAATTCTAGCTTTTTTATGCTTATTGTTAATAAGTTTTATTTGGATAAAATCCTCTAGCAAAAACACAGAAAAAGAAAATGCTATTTACAAAGAAAAAATACAAGAACTACTCAATCAGCTCCAAGAAATAAAAATAAAAGAAGAAAAGCTTATCCAAGAAAAAATACAATTGATTTCAAAATGCGAAGTATTGGAAAATAAAAATTCAGAGAGAGAAAAATTAAAAGAAAGCTATGAAAGAAAATTACTTGACTTAGAAAACAAACTAAACCAAAAAGAAAGCGAAAAAGAAGAGCTTCTAAAAAGCTATGCTCAAGAAAAAGAAAAAATCAAAGAAGATTATCAATGTAATTTAACTCTTTTAGAAAAAAAATTTGAAGAAAATCTAAAAAATCAAAACTCCACTCTCATCAATCAAAACAAAATCATACTAAATGAAGATGTCAAAAAACTTTTAGAAGAGATTTTCTTACCTGTTAAAAAAAGCGTAAAAGAATACAGCGAAAGATTAAACCATAATGAGATAAGTTTAAAAACACATATAGAAAATATGTTTAAATTTAGCCAAAATATGGGTGAAAATGCCGATAAGCTTGCAAAAATTTTAAAAGGCGATAAAAAAATTCGTGGTAATTTTGCAGAGCTTCAACTCAAATCTGTGCTTGAAAATAGTGGTCTAGTTGAAGGTTTGCAGTATAAATTGCAAGAAAAATTTAAAGATGAGGGCAAGACTTATATCCCTGATGCGATTGTGTTTTTAGATAAACAAAAAAGTATTATTATCGATGCTAAGTTTTCTTTGCCTAGTGATTTTAGTTTTGAAGAGTTAGATTTAAGCGTATGCAAAGAACTTGCATTTAATCTAAAAGCTAGGATAGATGAACTTGCCAAAAAGCCTTATGCGCAGTTTGATAAACACACTCATGAGTTTGTTTTGCTTTTTGTGCCTTATCAAAATATTTTAGATTTGATTTTAAGTGTTGATGCGTCAATTTATCAATACGCTTATCAAAAAAAGGTCTATCTAACCACGCCAAATACTCTTTTTATGGCTTTAAATACCATTGATATTTCTTGGAAAAACATACAAAGCAATGAAAACATTTTAAAAGCCTTTGAAGAGCTGGGTAAATTTCATGATAAATTTGCGGGTGTTTTAGAAGATTTTGATAAAATAAAAAACAACATAAAAAGCTTAAATACAAATATAGACAATATGCAAACTAAATTAAATAGTGGTAGTGGTAATTTAGCTTCAAGGGTTGTAAAACTAAAAGAACTTGGTGCTAAGACAAATAAATTAATTACTTGTGAGTTTAGCGAATGA
- a CDS encoding YifB family Mg chelatase-like AAA ATPase: MKKLKCISYDENLDIIDVESTLTRGLPGFGIVGLANIAIKESIERIKATLLNCNFNFPAKKITINLSPSGIPKRGSHFDLAIATLILLHNEDLQDFFVVGELGLDGSIKSTNELFSLLLFLSAKVKNARVIVPKSIALKASMIPNLEIFGLENLNEVIEFFKEKNYDKFKFSQIHPLFENPIILNDEIFIANQNFALDFSDVKGQENAKKACMIAALGMHNILFEGSPGSGKSMCAKRLVYIMPPQNLDEILMQSAYMSLNSSECEFSQTRIFRHPHHTSTRASIFGGGTKNAKIGEVALANGGVLFFDEFPHFSKQIIESLREPLEDHKIHIARVNSKVTYETKFSFIAAQNPCPCGNLFSKNLSCTCSEVEIKKYKNRISAPILDRIDLYVAMDEISAKDKASLTSKEMSQKIFEAFAFSKKRGQKEFNGKLKDEDIKKFCIMENSAQEILNLAISRYKLSQRGINKTLKVARSIADLNASEFINKEHILEALNFRIKNAL, encoded by the coding sequence ATGAAAAAATTAAAATGTATAAGCTACGATGAAAATTTAGACATCATTGATGTAGAATCAACTCTTACAAGAGGCTTGCCAGGTTTTGGTATAGTAGGTCTTGCAAATATAGCCATCAAAGAAAGCATTGAACGCATTAAAGCCACTCTTTTAAATTGCAATTTTAACTTCCCTGCTAAAAAAATCACCATTAATCTAAGCCCATCGGGTATCCCAAAAAGGGGCTCACATTTTGATTTAGCTATTGCCACACTTATACTTTTACACAATGAAGACTTGCAAGACTTCTTTGTAGTTGGAGAATTAGGGCTCGATGGGAGCATTAAAAGCACCAATGAGCTTTTTTCTTTGCTTTTATTTTTATCCGCAAAAGTCAAAAATGCTCGCGTGATCGTCCCAAAAAGCATAGCTTTAAAAGCTTCTATGATACCGAATTTAGAAATCTTTGGACTTGAAAATTTAAATGAAGTCATAGAATTTTTTAAAGAAAAAAACTATGATAAATTTAAATTTTCCCAAATCCATCCTTTATTTGAAAATCCTATCATTTTAAATGATGAAATTTTCATAGCCAATCAAAATTTTGCTCTCGATTTTAGCGATGTTAAAGGTCAAGAAAATGCCAAAAAAGCTTGTATGATCGCCGCACTTGGTATGCATAATATCTTGTTTGAAGGCAGTCCAGGAAGCGGCAAAAGTATGTGTGCAAAGCGCTTAGTATATATCATGCCTCCTCAAAATTTAGATGAAATTCTAATGCAAAGCGCTTATATGTCTTTAAATTCTAGCGAATGTGAATTTTCGCAAACTCGAATTTTTAGACACCCACATCACACAAGCACTAGAGCTAGTATCTTTGGCGGTGGAACAAAAAACGCAAAAATTGGCGAAGTTGCCTTAGCAAATGGGGGAGTTCTATTTTTTGATGAATTTCCACATTTTTCTAAGCAAATTATTGAAAGTCTAAGAGAGCCTTTAGAAGATCATAAGATTCACATTGCAAGGGTAAATTCCAAAGTCACCTACGAAACAAAATTCAGCTTCATAGCTGCACAAAATCCTTGTCCTTGCGGAAATTTATTCTCGAAAAATTTATCTTGCACTTGCAGTGAAGTTGAGATTAAAAAATACAAAAACCGCATCTCTGCTCCTATTTTAGATAGAATCGATCTTTATGTGGCAATGGATGAAATTTCAGCTAAAGATAAAGCAAGTTTAACTTCCAAAGAGATGAGCCAAAAAATTTTTGAAGCCTTTGCGTTTAGCAAAAAACGTGGACAAAAAGAATTTAATGGAAAATTAAAAGATGAAGATATTAAAAAATTTTGCATAATGGAAAATTCAGCTCAAGAAATTTTAAATTTAGCCATTTCTCGCTATAAACTTTCACAAAGAGGTATCAACAAAACCTTAAAAGTTGCTCGTTCCATTGCAGACTTAAATGCCAGTGAGTTTATCAACAAAGAGCATATTTTAGAAGCTTTGAATTTTAGGATAAAAAATGCTTTATGA
- the def gene encoding peptide deformylase: MKREIITYPNKNLFLNSKVISEFNEELHILLDDMYDTMIANNGVGLAAIQVNVPLRALLVNIPDENEEQKKENLLEIINPQIVPLDDEKISFTEGCLSVPDFYEEVERYNHILLKYQDRFGNFKELEAKGFLAVAIQHENDHLNGHLFIEKLSFLKRKKFDKEFKKQQKKSK, from the coding sequence TTGAAACGAGAAATCATCACTTATCCTAACAAAAACCTTTTTTTAAACTCCAAAGTTATAAGCGAATTTAACGAAGAATTACACATTTTATTAGATGATATGTATGATACCATGATAGCAAATAATGGCGTTGGTTTAGCGGCCATTCAAGTCAATGTTCCACTTCGTGCTTTACTTGTAAATATCCCAGATGAAAATGAAGAGCAAAAAAAAGAAAATTTACTTGAAATCATTAATCCTCAAATCGTCCCTTTAGACGATGAAAAAATCAGCTTTACCGAAGGTTGTTTAAGTGTGCCTGATTTTTACGAAGAAGTAGAACGCTACAATCACATCTTACTCAAATACCAAGATCGATTTGGGAATTTTAAAGAACTCGAAGCTAAAGGCTTTTTAGCAGTAGCAATCCAACATGAAAACGATCATTTAAACGGACATTTGTTTATTGAAAAGCTCTCTTTTTTAAAAAGAAAGAAATTCGATAAAGAATTCAAAAAACAACAAAAAAAATCTAAATGA